Genomic window (Anopheles merus strain MAF unplaced genomic scaffold, AmerM5.1 LNR4000266, whole genome shotgun sequence):
tcgagacttatttaGTATCGCGCAGCCGGATAGATAGTCAGTCAAGTTCTTGCTACGGATGGGACGCTGTATTCTACACTTGAATACAccacggacatgttgttaagtcattcgagctgacgactgtactacgggaCCGCCCGTTGGGAGGACTATTGCGGCAgaaattataaattttatgAAGTAACTGAGAATGAGGAACTACTGAAAATGAGGAATTTGGAAATATTTGTGGTTTACATTTGCTGAAAATGAGCCCTCTCTTGACAGGTGCATTGCATGTTGGCAAATAGAAGATATTATTCTTGTTTCAAAAATTCGAGCATGCtaattttttcatgtttttgaaaaacaaacaacttaaatttcattaaaaatcataaatactATTAAAAACCATAGATTTCTCGATCTACCAACCCCCCAAGTAGATCAAATTGTATAGatataaaaagtaaaatatgctttttgcaaaacaaatcaatgtaAATCATAAAATGTATACATGCAATAGGATTACAAGCTATTTACATAATTTAACTGTGTTactattatcttttttttttttttttgttggcctGATCAAAAATATACACTAGGACTAGAACTGGGAAAGTAGTCGGCATACTACGGCTCATGAACCACATACGGCACTTTACTATATATAAGATGGCCCTTTTATCGTCCTATTTTCATGGAATTTGACTCGTGGCGCGGAACTCTAACGAGATAGAAAATTCTCCTTCTTTATGTTGGTTTTCTTGGTTGGTTTTAAATATCCTTTGTTTTGCCTTGATAATTTTGAACACCTTTGAAAAAGATAGCGTCTTAATGGTTCGAATCCgagtttttcttgtttaattttttagaaCAACAATCGTGCAAGCTAAAAATAAACAGCTGAAGTCATATTGCAAATTAATATATTTCCCAATCGTGATTATCGCTTACTTTTTACATCATTGAATTTGGTGGTTCACAGAATCgaacaaattatttttatgatcCGAAACGTTAGGACGTGCTTCGTACGTACAAATTGTCACGCCGTGATGGTGTGCTTCACTAAATTCTCCCTTCAGTCCAATATAATAAACGGTCGTACTTTCGCCTCCATAATTGGCAGGAATATGCAGTGAAAGATGATGCACGTTTGCAAATGTAACAACTCTaggatgtaaaaaaaaagatgacaATCAATATGATATATCCGACGATAGTTTAAATTTGTCGTGATTGTAAATCACCAATATGCTGTTGCTTaatatgctgtttttttttttgtgaataaaCTTACTTTGTAGAATATTCGAATACACCGTTTGCATCTTTCTCTAGGGAAAATTCCTGATCCGCCGATGCAGATGTATCGTCGAACGTCATTTTTGGGCGATTCTTAAACAGACGCATTTTTTTTGGGTGCGTTTCATCGTCTGctccgatgatgatgatacctTTCAGCTTCACGTTTCCGGTGAAGGGTATGTTAAATAGCAGTTCCTCGTCAGCATCACTTTTCACGTACTGGAAGTATGTTTTACGACAATTAATTGAAATCTAATTATGGAAACTAATCTAAACTCGTACCGCACTTACCTTATCGTGATTTAGACGCTCATTATATGGTTTAAACACAGTTTTCCCAGATCCTTCCAGCTCTTCGTTCAGACATTCTACATTGTTCATATCAATCTTCTCATACAGACTGTAATGTATACCTATTTCCAATTCGTTTTCAATTCCCAATGCTTCATGTTCGCAGCCACCACCGTGTGAGTGTCCATGGGGCATTGTTAGATATTTctatattatattttaccaCCAATATCGCAAGCACAATCCGCACCACAACGTAAACAATCGCTTGAAGAATAGAAGATGACAGTTCaactttcgattttttttgtgcaactgTCACAACAGATATCTGTTTATACTTAAGGTTGAGTTCAAGTTGGAATCTTTCGTTTCTGTACGAAAGTCGGTCTGATAAAAACTAACTTTGACGACTTACAAAAATAGTAtctttttaaaaacataatgGAATGCCGTTCATACCAGTACGTTTGATTTGACTTTGTCCGTACATTAGAGCCGTTGAGAAATGCTAGTGAAATACAAAAGAGGTACGAGGGACTGCTGAAAATGTTGGGAGGAGATTAGAAAAACCGGTAGTAGACCGTAATaactcaacaaaaaacactaaaattcatgacaaatgtaaaatattttcattgtataaacaaaatttaaatgcacaaaaacatttttgtaaTATAAAAAGGCTGGAAAACCTGTTAGCAGACGATCAGACGCAATTCATATCATAATtcaaacttttaaaattcacTATAAATTCCAGATATTTTCATACAGATGAGAAATTCATTAAACATAAAGGTGCATGCATTGTTCAGGGACgttttaaaagtttttgcagaataaaaaaaaaagatttagtATCGTTAAGTCTTCACGCAGCTCGATAGCCAATagtacccaaatagccagctcgtactttatagctgatttagggctgtttaacgaaaaatcgttccgatgtcgtactgtGTGGCTGATTAacagatagacggtactttgcggaactatggagctttttgacaggcacatggtactttttggaactttgcggctgattatcactatgtgtagggttcatggtggaacttgaaggcttgttaagagtgtgtatcgaacttggtggaactttatagctttttaatgcatggcatcggtacaaggtggatcttgtcaaagtgtcaaagagagacgccgtcaatcatctcattgctgctgtacaagttagataagttaattaaagaatgaatattgagtgaagtgattgtgaattatcagtaaattgtgtaaaattttgtgtaattcatcaatacaaaagtttaaaaaatatacatatgtgtttaaacgaaacaaatcttgttgtttatttcatcgatgacgcttgcttaaaaataaaacacacagaaaaataatccctgacatcgtggcataaggaagctgcttaggcgctgtttgaaggacccacatagaactttgatgctgtttatctactgcaaaaggcgaattagagcagcgatctttagcgtgccaaaatgagctgcttaagtaattctggctatttgggtactAATGTCAATTTTCCGATAGTCCCCAAATATCAATTATCAAGGTATATTTACTTCCCAATAGTATCCGGTTCCACGCAATCCCATTAGTTTAATTTGAAAGGGCGCATCATTTTACTTATTATTTCGGATATAAGATTACAGGTtgtccccgagatacgctattaatTTACACCGAGAAGAAAATTCAGCTAAATTAGCAAGTTTTCATGTAAGTTAACATTAGTTGTTAAATATGTTATATAATTCTGAAGGAAGAATacaattttcaacatttttactgattttttttaaattcgatCAAAAGGAAATTTACTTTGCACTTGACAAATAATGTATCAAATCAGTAAATTAGTAgtcaaatcaataaattagTAGGCAAGATTAGAATGCTGCGTATCTGCGATTCCTCCTATAAGAGGTACCACCGCGCATATTTCGGGAACTACCTGGACTtgttattgaaaataaaacgcaatTATAATTATGTTTTACAGCGAACGTAAGTTGTTGTCCTAACTCATTGCTGTTTTTGCATTCGTTAAGCTAGCATTTTGATATAAATAACACCCTCCAATATGCATAACAATATacaaattataaaacatttaaaataattacaatCTGAAAATTAGAGTCGAATAcgcttacaaaaaaaaccatagtAGTATCATCAcaatgcttttttgttttactactACTGTTAGCACGTCCAAATAAGTCTTATACATTGATTGCATAGATACGATAACTGTTCTCTGAATATATAtctgaaaacaaataaattatgcaTTCCACACATTATTATAAATCCATCCTTATCGGTATGCAATAACATGTTCATATCGTCATTTCtggtatatattttttcattttgcttgcTTCATAACTTTTGCAGAGTGGATTTTTAACCAAAGTTTTAACTGAACCGATCTTTATCGTGTGAAAAAATGTTGTTGCAATCTATTGGTtgcagtagtttttttttttttttgtaagcgGTCATTATCAATATTCTAAGCAAGAATGAAATAATGTAACAAATAAGAGTATGCATACGCACCCATCTACTTATCTTAGTTCATCTGCTGTATCTCTGCAGACGCTAAACACACAACTATCGAAGCATGAACATTGAATAACAATACATTTTGAATCACATAAAATAGATGAGAAGTTAGGCAAAACACGCATTTATGTGTACTTATAATGCTAGACATTAAGCTTTTAGCTACGTTTGATTTCATTGATATTTCTATTCTTTTAGCGATGTTTTAGTATATGCATTTTAATGTGTATGAAATCGCAATATTCTTTCATTGAACGCACTGGTAGATGGCCCGCTATATTGATCTCTCTAACTTACAATATTTCGGTTATTTTGCAGTTTTGGCGTTTATCTGTATATCTCTAATTCATTGTTCTTTTTTCATATCttatttttgttcgtttgtcaTATATTACTTATATGCTTTCATCAGTTTTGATCACACATCTTAAATTAACGCAATATTTATACAGTATAAagtataataaattaattcgtCCTACATTCTCTACTACTTTCCtatatttcttattttgtgaataatataaaaacaagCAGATAGAAATTATGTCCAGAAGTTTTCGTTTGTGCATGGATTTTGTATCCATGTcgctacaacaacaaaattcaTGATCATTCGATGTATCGATATTATTCCAAAACGTGccaaaatttataaaaacacaatgcaagaaaaaaaaatcaacacacaaTTGATTAGCAGGACATATGAAGACATAGACCAATATTAGCCAGGCATGTTAATCCTTTCTCTTGGAATGTAATTCCTTCTTTTTACCAAGCAAAACTTTCAACTTGTTTCCATGTTCGCTTCATTGAGAGATGAGAAATTAGAGACTACTGTCAAATCAGCTCACACTATGCGACGAGAACTTAGTTTCcaacaacgaaaaaggaaTAAGCATATCTTAGTTTCACAGAGCTAAACATTACTTATGCCACGTCAATCATGTGCTTGAATCGCAACAAACACCATATAAATCGCGTAAAAACTGTAAATAGGAATTACAACTGTTATTAGTAGTTTACAAGAAGTTATAGTTCAATAGTACAATTATAACCCTTTGAAAACCATTTAACGATTGTTGTATTTTGATGACATTCCACGAGTATGCGAAACAAATCACATAGAGACACACTACAATAGAACATATACATCCTTGAACAATTTTGTGATGTTGTAATACAACGATatgttaaaatgtttttttcgttgtatCATGAAATGCTTTGTTGGTATAACTTTGCTTGCGCTAATGTCATAAAtccaataaaataaacattttaaccacatttgaagaaaataaacaacatcatcatgcccGTAAATCAtcggaaaataaaacaaacatgaaaaacaatCTCCGATAATCCCTGCACAatataattaaatcaaatatgCATAACAAATTTTGTAAACTATATCTAGTGCAATACTACCTAAAGCTTAAAACTAATTTCCTTCGTGGAATTCTTCTACAGTCCGATTAAACCACAATGACaatttaaacaaacatttatcatGTATAATTCATATATTTGTTCGAAATTGCTTTTGTCCAAATAAGCTTTGGGCTGAACGATTGGGCTGAAATACGTAATATGTATATAATCACTTGTAGTGATATTATGCAATCCGCACGATTTGCAAATATTCAGAGTATTTAATGAACATGGCAAAATTATACATACAACAATGCGATCTTTTCTTGAATGGCTGAGGCTTGATGAATTTgctgaaattttcatttttgtcaaAAGTTTACTTCTATTTTTTGCTCTCATTTCATGAGAGTCAAAGAACACAATGATGAAATCAACGAGATCTACCAGCATAtcgagttttgttttggtttcagCTTCAACATAGACTAAACATTAATACGGATTTCAATGTGAATTAAACGCAAGCTTTACCGATACATAATTCAGGAGGTTAC
Coding sequences:
- the LOC121602012 gene encoding PITH domain-containing protein GA19395-like, with the protein product MPHGHSHGGGCEHEALGIENELEIGIHYSLYEKIDMNNVECLNEELEGSGKTVFKPYNERLNHDKYVKSDADEELLFNIPFTGNVKLKGIIIIGADDETHPKKMRLFKNRPKMTFDDTSASADQEFSLEKDANGVFEYSTKVVTFANVHHLSLHIPANYGGESTTVYYIGLKGEFSEAHHHGVTICTYEARPNVSDHKNNLFDSVNHQIQ